From the genome of Astyanax mexicanus isolate ESR-SI-001 chromosome 3, AstMex3_surface, whole genome shotgun sequence:
atatattttttaagagcTCTTTTTGAGTGACAGTGACCATGCTGTTCTTCCTACTACAAGTCAGTTTGCCATCACCATGATTCTAAAGCTTATACTGTAAACTGCTATATAATGTTAATTCAAATAATATATCCTTCAGAAACAGTCATAACCCTTTTTAAATTAGGTTTTGTCAGATGATTTTCTAGCTAAGATATCACTTTCTGCATTGTGCACTGCAGTTAATGGCCTGTTTGTTTAGAAGCAAGTGATGCTATTTGTGTGAATTACTCCTGTGTTCACGGCTGAACAGAGCCTAATGCCTGTGCACAGATGGCGTAGAGGCTGCTTCATTTGGCGGTGGGTTCACACACTATTTTCTGGCTGCTGATTTTAGAGCGTTCTGGTGGTGCAGCTCCTTTATCCTGTGGCCTCAGAGTGACTTAAACCCAGCGTTCAGAACTGAGGTTCAAGCAATAGATCAgacattatacattacatttagacccagtgactgtagaaaagcatggaCAGTGCAATGACTCACAGGTGTAGTACCTCTGCCTGTATGATGTAGCTCCGCCCATCCCTACGTGTTTTAATGACAAAAAAGCCCATCTCATTTATCTCCATATGAATCGTTCAATAATACAATACATAAACTGTTCCTGTTTACTGCTAAATTCTTACATTTACCGAAAATACTGGGTAtcctttaaaaaaatcagattttgtctGTGCTGTAAACTAAATGTTTGTTGCGATTTTCAAAAGAAATTTTCAAAATGAAGTAATCGTGAtgttacatacagacattttatctttttaatctaaaatatctaataacgctcctcatttctgaggtgtttatccatcttacttTGGTTACCAGCGCCTCCCACTGACTAACCCGCATATTTTTTCAAACATTACGTGCAGTCTGATAACCGAGCAATCAATCAGTGTGTGAGTTTCTTCTCAGTTGTGTGGACACAAGGTCGgtgcgtgattttttttttttttgatatttctCTGTTATTTAATTTGATGCTTTAAACCTTTtactccattttttattttaagtttagaaATTGTGTAAAGTAGAATTTGGTCAGAGTATCACTTTAATAACCTTGCTAAGTGCCATTTTGTCACCCAGCGAGGCGTAAGGCTCTTAAGCTGGGTTAGACTGCAGAGTGTCAAATTAAGAACCTTTTAAACAAACCAGCAGAAATCACCACAGGTCACTTTTTGACATGTTGTCAGTGTTAATGCATCTTTGAAAGGtaccagtgtgagtgtgtgtgcgtgtgtgtgtgtgtgtgtgtgagagagagagcgtctTGTCCAACAGGCCAATTAGTCCATGTCCTAATTCTGGCATTGAGCGGCAGCGTATCATGCCTCCGCTTGTTATCTCTCTCTCCAGACTTTTGTAAATAGTCATATTTAAAACTTTAATCCCCTCAATGGAAGATGAAGCGCAGACAGAGAGGCTGTCATTTACAGAGATAAATGTTATCTTGGCCACAAAGCGCTCTTCTCCCTTTTGCCTCGCTAATGAGTTTGTTCTTTAGGACTCCAGCGGAATGTTTCATCCGCGGCTTCCGCAGTTAGATAATGCTGCACTTTCATCCAAGATGTCCGTTCCCTTTTTCTACAGAAATGCAAAAAACCCACAGTGCGTTCTGCAGTCCACTGTCCCTCGCTTGTTTTCCCATCTTCAAAGAAAGGCATGCATGTATGTTCTCGAAGCTGTGCATTGTACGTGGGTTCAAAGCACAAACTGggattttttttctgctgctgttgttgttgtttaatttCCCATTTACCTCCACGCTAATTAACGGGTGCTTAatgtcaaataatgaaaaaagcaaAGATAGTAGAATTTATCTCAGTGGCGTTGGTTGCTAGATAGTCCCAAAGCCACCAAGaagctgcacaaaaaaaaaaatagaaacgtGTCCATAAAACTCAGCGCAGTTAGATCAAACTGTGAAACTAATTTACTAGAACATTATGAAACACAGAATCGAGGGAAGCTCAAAGACATGCTGTGATCCTGAGGTTAAAGAGAAATCCTTCTTTTGTCATGGTTTTATCTCACAGAGCCAATAACGTCCATGAGCACAAGGCTGTTTTCATGATAGATGTTTATAAATCTGACTGAACTTAACCCCCTAACTATACAGAATTACTGTCATTTTATATGAATCATTATGATTTACAGTTGATTTAACTGTTACAAGTGAAAAAAGTGACTGAAATGTGCAGATTACACTCATTCTCAGTCCATCCCATAGTAGTGGTTTCATTAGAAGAAAAGATTTGTTacacattatctttttttttttttttttacaccaaagcAATTGTTGTATACAAGCAGGCTGCGCTAGATATATTAAAGGACTAACATGGATAAAAAACACAGTTAATAAATATTCCATCTATGTACATAATTTATAGAACCTATGCATTTTTCAGCATTTGTTCTATAAGTGATGtaaattaataacatttttatatattacttcAAACTCTTAACTGTAGGATATGAAGTGCATGGGTGCATTTTACATTTGTCCTTAACCCTTAACATGAAGTTTTGGAATGAAAAACATCCTTTACAAGGAGTATAAACAAGtaatttaaatgtacatttaatttaattaacttcttgtagttttatttaaatgtaagtgTTCTGGACAAACTGGATTAGGTTTGGAAATTGCTTATGAAATAATGATCAGAcagatgtttaaatgtgtgtgtagatTTGATCTGAAGCTGACATGTGATATTCAGCTTCATAGGAGGACAACAGTCTATTCTATTggcctgtttttatattttttatatacagctctggaaaaaaataagagaccacttacgtttctgattcagtttctctgattttgctatttataggtttatgcttgagtaaaattaacattgttgttttattctataaactacggacaacatttctcccaaattcctaaaaaaaaaattaatttagaacttttatttgcagaaaatgagaaacggctgaaataacaaaaaagatccagagctttcagacctcaaataatgcaaagaaaacaagttcatattcataaaggtttaagagttcagaaatcaatatttggtggaataactctggtttttaatcacagttttcatgcatcttggcatgttctcctccaccagtcttacacactgcttttggataactttatatcactcctggtgcaaaacatccagcagttcatcttggtttgatggcttgtggtcatccatcttcctcttgattatattccagaggtttttaatttggtaaaatcaaagaaacttaacattttaaggtgtttttttcccagagctgaatATTGTAAGTAACTGTCAGatacaaattattttaaaaaagaaacaaggAAGGTGTGTATTTGCCATCTTTTGATTTGTACATGAAAAATATCAGATATCAGCCTGGACCCCTAAATAGCATtacaaaaccattaaaaaactcTATGGTCAGCAAAcacataataattattattaatttctctctctcttcctctcaggAGGACATGTATGGTGCTCTACCACAAAGAATGTGATGGATGGGGAGGAGCTTGCAGCATGCATCATGGATTTCTGCCCTCAGTTCCAGACAGCAGCTTCTGCCCCCCATGGGCAGGGCATGTACCCGGCAAGGCTGCTGGACGGCATCCAGCTTCTCCCCCAGCAGGCCGCCATGGCCTCCATCCTGCCCAATGCTATCGTCAACAGTGAGTACAGCCTTTATCTAGCTTAGCTGATTAATAATGAGCTGATTAATGTGCTTGGTTAAAAATGGAAATCTTGTTGTCAGAGAATGGTCTTAGCTCTGATGTGCGTGTGCAGCTGGGATAAGCCAATCAAAAGAGCTGCAGATGACCTTCACTTTTAGGGGGATATTTATTTTGATTCATTTACATTTGTCCAGTTTTATTTCATAAGGGTGTGCTGGATCTgatatatactgacatgccaacagCCATATAATGTTACCACAGGGTgttggcttgggaatgcccatacCTGTGCAGGTTTTAaggtgaggctgaacactgatcAAGTTGTGCATTTAGGAATTTAACTTGATCCACAGCATCACAAATGTACcatattttcttttcattatttgaggtctaaaagctctgtgtcttttttgttatttcagccatttctcattttctgcaaataaatgcttcaaatgacaatattttatttggaatttgtgagaaatggtgtctgtagtttaaaggataaaacaaaaatggtaattttacttaaacatatacatataaatagctaaatcagagaaactgatttaaaaattgaactagtctcttatttttttccagagctgtattattcttTATTATACAAGTTAGTATTACATATAAAACTTACCTTAATGAACTTAATAAAAATCTGACTCTTCAGTACATTAAACTGTACAAtaaattgaatatttttatttgctgtTTTGCAGAGGACATATTTTTGTGCAAATCCTGCGGGATCTGGTTTAGGAGTGAGAGGAACCTGCAGGCCCATCTCATGTACTACTGCAGCGGCCGGCAGAGGGACACTGAAATGGCCACAGAAAAAACAACCAACACAGGCCATCAAATGCCCCGTGTCTGCACTTACCCACAATGCAACATGAGCTTCTCGGGTTCACATGCTCTAGAAATGCACATGTCCACACACACTGGTGAGTACAGCGAAGAGCTCTCTGCAAATTTTTAGTTTGAGGTTTGAAGTTATTTATTGtgagaatgattttttttgtttataaaaccttaaatgtaatgaacaaaaaaaagatcattttaaatatttaatttaataatttgacatttgctttcagtttagtttttcctCATTTTTAAGAGATGAACAAGACAAAAAGCTTAGAATCCTTTTATAAATGCATCTGCTATTAACTTggttttatatttgaaaaacaaataaactttatatattattagtgtttataaattaagcaatttaaaaaataaatatatatagattataaTCAGTAACAGgattctttttgttgttttgcagCTTTTAAGACAGAGGAGACCCCTGCTGGAAACAGTTTGAAGTGCACTATTTGCGACTACACAGCTGAGACGCTTGTGGCGCTCCAGCCCCATATCTTATCCCACCTGTCTCAGACTGGACTCAGATGCAGTCACTGCCACTTCACTTTCCAGACACTCAGAGAGCTGTCCAAGCACCAGGAACTGCACAGACACGGTGCTGCTGGCAGCAAACTTGCTAAAGAGAGCGAAGTGGAGCAACCTCAAAGCCTCGGGGCAGACAGTCCGAAGCATGGTAGACGCGATTTGAGCAGGAAAGACACCCTAGAAAGCCCCGCGCGCCGAGAAGTGGGTCAAAGCGCGGAGCAAGAAAGTGATCAACAGGGACAGTCCATTGCGAAGGCTGAGGTTAACTCAGGAAACAGAGCTAGTTTTTCCTACACTAGAGTGAAATCTGAACCCTCCAGCCCCCGCTTAGCTTCATCTCCGATCCAGCACCATATGACCCCGGCGTTTCCAATGCCACCGTTTGTGCCCCATGTTCCCTTCTCACAGGAAATCACTGCTGTTCCACAGGCTTCTGAGATTCTGGCTAAAATGTCAGAGCTGGTTCATCGAAGGCTGCGCCACGGTGGGAATAGTTACCCCCCAGTAATGTACAGCACGCTGGTGCCCAAAGGAGCAACTTGCTTCGAATGCAATATCAGTTTCAGCAACCTGGACAATTATTTGGTTCACAAGAAGCACTACTGTAACAGTCGCTGGCAGCATATGGCCAAGCCGCATGACTACACCAGCATTTTAGACAAGGCCGTGGACCCACTGAGTCCTAAGACTGGGAGTGGCTTAGCTAGCATGCTAAGTGCTGGTCATCCCCCTGATATCAAAGGTCACGAATCAGCCCAGTTTAACCCATCTGTCTGTGACACTTTTGTTGCAGGAGGCAAAGCTCCTGATGAATTCACAGTGCAGGTTAAGAAAGCATCAACACCTTCTGGTGCGGAGGAGAAGCCAAACGGCATGCAGTTAGACTCGAAGAGTCCAAAAATCTCCCCTACGGAAAGCGCCATGGACCCCAGCCATACAACATGCGACGCCTGCAAGATCACTTTCAGCCGCCAAGAAACCTACATGGTGCACAAGCAGTACTACTGTGCCACCCGCCACGACCCACCAGCGAAACGAGCAAACAGCAACAaatcagcagccaatcagaagtcAGTTCGTGCTCGCAAGAGAAGGAAGGCCTATGAGATGCCGGTTCACGAACAAGAGCAAATGCAGCCCATGGGACCTCCATCTTACCTAGGGATGGCAACTATTGGCAGTCCCTTCATGTCCCAGGATGTGATGGAAAGTCTCAAGGACCAGTTTCATCAGCGGTACAACATAATCCAGGGCTTGGTTCCTAAGCACCCAGAACCTTCCTTGACAGGTACAAAGTCAGCCCTGGTGTCAAAGTGCAATGCAATAGCTCAAGAGGAAGGTGACGTACCCATAGATCTCAGCAAAAAATGTATGGCACAGTTTGGTAAAATCTCACTTCCTACAAAACTACTAATGGACTATCATGAGTGTGCAGTCTGCAAGATAAGCTTCAACAAAGTTGAGGATTACCTGACCCACAAACAGAACTTCTGTCCAGGTAACGCTCTCGACAGCAAGGCTCCGAGCATTAAAAAAGAAGCCTcagtaaacacaaacagcaacaaCAGCGCCACAGAAAAGTTCAGCAAGAATGGCGGTTTTGAGCACCCAGTTCCAAATGCCGGTATCACCCCAACACATGCTGTGACAATGACATCTGATGTTGGAACATCTCCAGAGCAGCGTGCAGTTGTCATCAAAGAAGAATGCAACACGCAGCTTCTTGAGTGCTACCCAAGCTCAGCTAAGAAAATGAGAGCAGATGAGCAAATATGGCCATACTATGAGATCAAGCCAACTGATTACGCCACAGGGATGCTTGTTACACAAAGTGAGCAGAGACAGAGTCCGAATGAGGGCAGCGAGGGCGAGAAAGACCAACCGATGCCCAACGGTAGCCACATTGGTACTGAAGATGCTGAGGAGAACTTAAAAATCACAACCAAGGGGCAGACTCCAGCCTTAAATGACTGCCTCCCGCCTGAGGACAAGCCAGCTGAAGAAGATATGGAAGCGAACGGCCTTCCTACCCCAGATAATCACTTGACTTTCCCAACTGCAGACCCGGAAGACTCTACAAAAGCAAAGGAGAGTGCACCAGCTTCTTCACCAGCGGAGGAGGTTCCATCCAGCATAAAGAAAGGCCTAAATGGATCAATCTCCACCACTGCTAATGTGAAGTACTGCCGTCCTTGTGACATCCAGTTCAATAACTTGTCAAACTTTATAACGCACAAGAAGTTCTATTGCTCAGCACCGACGACAGAGCATGTGAAATGAACCCTCACCTTTTATCGCAATGCACCGTGCCCGTTTACACCACAGCAGACGGACAATCAAATCAGGAGATTTATCCTTCAGTGAATAGTGAATTTTGAAATGTTTGTTGAAAGAGTATTGTGTGTACTATTTTTGCCTCTTtgtgatgtatttatttatttctgaaaaTATTTCTAACAGTAAACTAATACAGATTTGAGATAAGAATATAATCATCTTCACTTGGAGTCACACAAATAAGGCTACACACTTAAaggaataatttaaataaaaaatggaaaataacaaGCAAAATACACTGTAGATTGCAGAGCATATCTCTGTTTAGACCACTGTGTCCACATTTTTACAATCCTGAAACACTTATAATGAAGGTCCTTCTGAAAATAATGGCATACTTGTCAGTATGTGTAGGTTCTGTGTCCTTGttgttatttacaattatttacacttgaatgtttttgttggtttggttttgttcATATTTTGCTCATGCAGAATTCTTCTAAAAAGTACTTGTACGTGTTTGCTGGTTCTTTAGTCTCTCTTTTTAAAACTTGGCTTCCAATGCAATACTTTTTGAAAGATGAACCATTAGCAGTATTATGAAAGAGAGACTTTTTTGCCTACTTGGACCCCAGAAATTGTCTGTGGAAATTTACAAGCTACAGCAAGACAAGTTTACTTGTCTTGCTGAACACAAGGGAAAGGGGTTAACACTTGAAAAAGAGGACTCAGTGTATTCTTTACAATAGAAAAAAGTATTATGTTGTCAAAACTGTGTTGCTATGCATGTACCTGTATGGAATGAAATTCCAGATGTTTGACATTTTGATTTTATGTGGCATCCAAATTAAAATTCTAATCTCAGGACTGAGCGTGTACTAAATTTGATTTTTACTTTGTAATCTGAAATTATTATAACTGTTATAAAATTATTTCAtgcgtttttttaaataatgtttagtaGAAAGATTCAGTAGAACATTTTGAGTAGATGAGCTCCCCCTGGTGGTTCTCAAATAAGCCTTCTCTTTTTCATCAGACACAGCAAAGTTACGAAGATTGAGAATATTGAGAAAACCTTTAGGTTACCACTTAAAGCTAAACAATACAGCGCATGAAAAGTGagcttctgtaaaaaaaaaaaaaagcttaattatTCCTGTTAAATTGACTTAGTGCAAAATGAATCAAAtcactcaaatcagattttgacTTTCTTCTTTAAAGGCACCGTCaccactgtttttttctgtctgttccaACTACTTAAACCTATTACACAACTATAACAGATATATATGACACTTGAGTGCATGTAAGTACTTTTATATTGCAACTCAAGCAGTAATAAAAGTAAGAGTAATAAAAAAGTAAGGACCTCAACCTATATTGCAGTAATATTTTTACATGTATCTCTACTTTCAGTGAATCATAGGATTGGAATACTCTGTTTAAAACTGAATTTCTAGCAGAagtaagagtaaaaataaaaatgcactggAACTGTGGATCAGTTCTTACCCAAGTAATACGGGTTTTGCTGTAGTCTGTGCTGTGTCTGTATTTACACTGGCAGAGGAGTTTCtagagttttttttaacacttcatAACCCTCTGTCTTCACCACCACGCACTgataaagcttaaaaaaaaaagcattcataAAATCAATCCAACACTAAAGCCAGCATGTGATCTAAAAGATGAGCAGAGCTAATTACTGTTGGTATTTATGTTTAAAGACCAATGCAGACAAGCCAACCTTGTCTCTGGTAACACCAATTCATAACACAAAAACTGAATTCTTAATTTCCCCCCATTATTACCACTTCCTCATCACTCAGCACTGGCTTCTGTTAACTAATGTAACAGAACAAGCAGTTATTGTTCTCTTTTTGCCtttgttaaaaaaatga
Proteins encoded in this window:
- the zfpm2b gene encoding zinc finger protein ZFPM2b isoform X1; amino-acid sequence: MSRRKQSKPRQFKRVFGSGQTECEDGGCEERGLLKDDEVCPEEAHTPFSLEPENFPFKDEDFSKKGGVCGGQETGQEESEGGDERVRSSPPGSEEWDGPRELEVVSDGGEKSLRSRQVLPPGTTWGPFLGKIETSAGGNDAVPLVLSGGPRWLGEMTWVSAEDSKNNCMVYSKGGHVWCSTTKNVMDGEELAACIMDFCPQFQTAASAPHGQGMYPARLLDGIQLLPQQAAMASILPNAIVNKDIFLCKSCGIWFRSERNLQAHLMYYCSGRQRDTEMATEKTTNTGHQMPRVCTYPQCNMSFSGSHALEMHMSTHTAFKTEETPAGNSLKCTICDYTAETLVALQPHILSHLSQTGLRCSHCHFTFQTLRELSKHQELHRHGAAGSKLAKESEVEQPQSLGADSPKHGRRDLSRKDTLESPARREVGQSAEQESDQQGQSIAKAEVNSGNRASFSYTRVKSEPSSPRLASSPIQHHMTPAFPMPPFVPHVPFSQEITAVPQASEILAKMSELVHRRLRHGGNSYPPVMYSTLVPKGATCFECNISFSNLDNYLVHKKHYCNSRWQHMAKPHDYTSILDKAVDPLSPKTGSGLASMLSAGHPPDIKGHESAQFNPSVCDTFVAGGKAPDEFTVQVKKASTPSGAEEKPNGMQLDSKSPKISPTESAMDPSHTTCDACKITFSRQETYMVHKQYYCATRHDPPAKRANSNKSAANQKSVRARKRRKAYEMPVHEQEQMQPMGPPSYLGMATIGSPFMSQDVMESLKDQFHQRYNIIQGLVPKHPEPSLTGTKSALVSKCNAIAQEEGDVPIDLSKKCMAQFGKISLPTKLLMDYHECAVCKISFNKVEDYLTHKQNFCPGNALDSKAPSIKKEASVNTNSNNSATEKFSKNGGFEHPVPNAGITPTHAVTMTSDVGTSPEQRAVVIKEECNTQLLECYPSSAKKMRADEQIWPYYEIKPTDYATGMLVTQSEQRQSPNEGSEGEKDQPMPNGSHIGTEDAEENLKITTKGQTPALNDCLPPEDKPAEEDMEANGLPTPDNHLTFPTADPEDSTKAKESAPASSPAEEVPSSIKKGLNGSISTTANVKYCRPCDIQFNNLSNFITHKKFYCSAPTTEHVK
- the zfpm2b gene encoding zinc finger protein ZFPM2b isoform X2; its protein translation is MSRRKQSKPRQFKRVFGSGQTECEDGGCEERGLLKDDEVCPEEAHTPFSLEPENFPFKDEDFSKKGELEVVSDGGEKSLRSRQVLPPGTTWGPFLGKIETSAGGNDAVPLVLSGGPRWLGEMTWVSAEDSKNNCMVYSKGGHVWCSTTKNVMDGEELAACIMDFCPQFQTAASAPHGQGMYPARLLDGIQLLPQQAAMASILPNAIVNKDIFLCKSCGIWFRSERNLQAHLMYYCSGRQRDTEMATEKTTNTGHQMPRVCTYPQCNMSFSGSHALEMHMSTHTAFKTEETPAGNSLKCTICDYTAETLVALQPHILSHLSQTGLRCSHCHFTFQTLRELSKHQELHRHGAAGSKLAKESEVEQPQSLGADSPKHGRRDLSRKDTLESPARREVGQSAEQESDQQGQSIAKAEVNSGNRASFSYTRVKSEPSSPRLASSPIQHHMTPAFPMPPFVPHVPFSQEITAVPQASEILAKMSELVHRRLRHGGNSYPPVMYSTLVPKGATCFECNISFSNLDNYLVHKKHYCNSRWQHMAKPHDYTSILDKAVDPLSPKTGSGLASMLSAGHPPDIKGHESAQFNPSVCDTFVAGGKAPDEFTVQVKKASTPSGAEEKPNGMQLDSKSPKISPTESAMDPSHTTCDACKITFSRQETYMVHKQYYCATRHDPPAKRANSNKSAANQKSVRARKRRKAYEMPVHEQEQMQPMGPPSYLGMATIGSPFMSQDVMESLKDQFHQRYNIIQGLVPKHPEPSLTGTKSALVSKCNAIAQEEGDVPIDLSKKCMAQFGKISLPTKLLMDYHECAVCKISFNKVEDYLTHKQNFCPGNALDSKAPSIKKEASVNTNSNNSATEKFSKNGGFEHPVPNAGITPTHAVTMTSDVGTSPEQRAVVIKEECNTQLLECYPSSAKKMRADEQIWPYYEIKPTDYATGMLVTQSEQRQSPNEGSEGEKDQPMPNGSHIGTEDAEENLKITTKGQTPALNDCLPPEDKPAEEDMEANGLPTPDNHLTFPTADPEDSTKAKESAPASSPAEEVPSSIKKGLNGSISTTANVKYCRPCDIQFNNLSNFITHKKFYCSAPTTEHVK